In the Bordetella genomosp. 10 genome, one interval contains:
- a CDS encoding NAD(P)/FAD-dependent oxidoreductase, with translation METNIELFDLVVIGAGPAGLSAAIEARRFGLTVALLDEQQRVGGQIYRAIEDASEQRRKVLGPDYVAGAELAKAFSSCGAVHVAGAAVWNVDRDKTVSYLQDGRGKTVQGRGIVIASGAMERPFPIPGWTLPGVMGAGAAQILYKTSGAIPTEPVVIAGCGPLLLLLTQQYLDAGVKVKALVQTTGTDDYLRAAPHLLGALRGWNDLAKGARMLKKIRAHGVETYTGASAFAVEGMERAEAFAFTHKGKRRHIPSSLVLLHQGVVPNTQLSWALRAGHRWDDRQLCWIPLTDGYGQIDDTGIYIAGDSRGIVGAKASASQGRLAALDIARRLQKVDTSAGRQRETELSAAFRKQVQIRPFLDALYHPREAHRIPADEKVIVCRCEEVTAGQIRKYVEVGCLGPNQTKAFGRCGMGPCQGRLCGLTVTEVIANERKTSPQDVGYYRIRPPIKPITLGELANLEP, from the coding sequence ATGGAAACGAATATCGAGTTGTTCGACCTCGTGGTCATCGGCGCCGGCCCCGCGGGACTTTCGGCGGCGATAGAGGCCCGGAGATTTGGACTGACCGTAGCGCTGTTGGACGAACAACAGCGGGTGGGAGGCCAGATCTATCGCGCGATCGAGGATGCCAGCGAACAGCGGCGCAAGGTCCTGGGCCCGGACTATGTCGCCGGCGCGGAATTGGCCAAGGCGTTTTCGTCCTGTGGCGCCGTGCACGTCGCCGGCGCCGCGGTATGGAACGTGGACAGGGACAAGACCGTTTCCTATCTTCAGGATGGCCGCGGCAAGACGGTCCAGGGCCGCGGCATCGTGATCGCCAGCGGCGCGATGGAGCGTCCCTTCCCCATTCCCGGATGGACCTTGCCCGGCGTCATGGGCGCGGGCGCCGCCCAGATCCTGTACAAGACGTCGGGCGCGATTCCCACCGAGCCCGTGGTTATCGCGGGATGCGGGCCGCTGCTCCTGCTGTTGACCCAGCAATATCTGGACGCCGGCGTAAAGGTCAAGGCATTGGTGCAGACCACCGGCACCGACGATTATCTGCGCGCAGCGCCGCATCTTTTGGGCGCCCTGCGTGGCTGGAACGATCTGGCCAAGGGCGCGAGGATGCTGAAAAAGATTCGTGCCCATGGCGTCGAAACGTACACGGGCGCGAGCGCTTTCGCCGTCGAAGGAATGGAAAGGGCCGAAGCCTTCGCCTTCACCCACAAAGGCAAGCGAAGGCATATTCCCTCTTCCCTGGTCCTGCTTCATCAGGGGGTGGTGCCCAACACGCAGTTGAGCTGGGCGCTGCGAGCCGGTCATCGATGGGATGACAGGCAACTATGCTGGATTCCGCTGACGGACGGCTACGGCCAGATCGACGACACGGGGATCTACATCGCCGGCGACAGCCGCGGCATCGTGGGCGCGAAGGCCTCCGCTTCGCAAGGACGCCTGGCGGCCCTGGATATCGCCCGCCGCTTGCAGAAAGTCGACACGTCCGCGGGCCGGCAACGCGAGACCGAGCTATCGGCGGCGTTCAGGAAACAGGTACAGATCCGGCCGTTCCTGGACGCGCTGTACCACCCCAGGGAAGCGCATCGAATTCCCGCCGATGAAAAGGTGATCGTTTGCCGCTGCGAGGAGGTCACCGCCGGCCAGATCCGGAAATACGTGGAAGTCGGCTGCCTGGGGCCGAACCAGACCAAGGCCTTCGGCCGCTGCGGGATGGGACCGTGCCAGGGCCGCCTGTGCGGGCTGACGGTGACCGAAGTCATCGCGAACGAACGAAAAACGAGTCCGCAAGACGTCGGGTACTACCGGATCAGGCCTCCCATAAAACCCATCACCCTTGGCGAACTGGCCAATCTCGAACCATAG
- a CDS encoding LysR family transcriptional regulator has protein sequence MKKKSLQRRHIEALVAVDDNRSVHRAAGALGVPQPVLSRLLGEAEALVGARLFERSSHGSVPTAQGRLILPRARFALRTMERLNDLTAEDAPPIRLGCIPRAMHTLLPKLLERVYPDGGHDMRFEVREGNSLALFNALAASELDFAILRGNVQHASGELAIERLFDERTVIYCAADHPGIPEGQVSLPRLAALDWTLPERGTTSRGAFDAFWSEHGLPPIRPLMETRSFEANLALVAASRLISIAPESIVRRHVGFGVLRIVKVRRALPVNPVMLAFHRLAEEDPVLSRFRAYVLEAARIR, from the coding sequence ATGAAGAAGAAATCCTTGCAGCGGCGCCATATCGAGGCCCTGGTGGCGGTGGACGACAACCGGTCGGTGCACCGCGCCGCGGGCGCCCTGGGCGTGCCGCAGCCGGTGCTGTCGCGCTTGCTGGGCGAGGCGGAAGCGCTGGTGGGCGCGCGGCTGTTCGAGCGCTCCAGCCATGGCAGCGTGCCCACGGCGCAGGGCCGCCTGATCCTGCCGCGCGCGCGCTTCGCGCTGCGCACGATGGAGCGGTTGAACGATCTGACGGCGGAGGATGCGCCGCCCATCCGCCTGGGATGCATTCCGCGCGCCATGCACACCTTGCTGCCGAAGCTGCTGGAGCGGGTGTATCCGGACGGAGGCCATGACATGCGCTTCGAAGTCCGCGAAGGCAATTCCCTGGCCCTGTTCAATGCCCTGGCGGCGAGCGAGCTGGACTTCGCCATCCTGCGCGGCAACGTCCAGCATGCGAGCGGCGAACTGGCGATCGAGCGCCTGTTCGACGAACGCACCGTTATCTATTGCGCCGCCGACCATCCCGGTATTCCCGAGGGCCAGGTGTCCCTGCCGCGGCTCGCGGCCCTGGATTGGACCCTGCCCGAACGCGGCACGACCTCGCGCGGCGCCTTCGACGCATTCTGGAGCGAGCACGGCCTGCCGCCCATCCGGCCGCTGATGGAAACCCGCTCTTTCGAGGCCAACCTGGCGCTGGTCGCGGCGTCGCGGCTGATTTCCATCGCCCCGGAATCCATCGTGCGCCGCCATGTCGGCTTCGGCGTGCTGCGCATCGTCAAGGTGCGGCGCGCTTTGCCGGTCAACCCGGTCATGCTGGCCTTCCACCGCCTGGCGGAGGAGGATCCCGTCCTGAGCCGTTTCCGGGCTTACGTGCTGGAGGCGGCGCGGATCCGGTAA
- a CDS encoding acetyl-CoA carboxylase biotin carboxyl carrier protein subunit, whose translation MSTVDVKTEITGNVWKVLLKPGDAVEEDEPILILESMKMEIPVVAPEAGTVAEILVQAEQTVSEGSVVARLTV comes from the coding sequence ATGAGCACCGTGGACGTCAAGACCGAAATCACCGGCAACGTGTGGAAGGTTTTACTGAAGCCGGGCGACGCCGTGGAAGAAGACGAGCCCATTCTCATCCTGGAATCCATGAAAATGGAGATTCCCGTGGTCGCGCCCGAAGCCGGCACGGTTGCCGAAATCCTGGTGCAAGCCGAACAGACCGTGTCCGAAGGCAGCGTCGTCGCGCGCCTGACGGTGTGA
- a CDS encoding NAD(P)/FAD-dependent oxidoreductase, whose protein sequence is MSSNEIIVVGGGLVGAAIAYGAAKSGAAVTLLDQGDIAHRASRGNFGLVWLQSKGAGFPRYARWSRDAVDHWRPLAKELADLTGVDVDLQQHGGFWIGFSEKEIAERAVMLADIDTDGRTPFEILDHAELRARLPEIGPQVVGGSWCPLDGHVNPLKLLHALHAGLKLHGGRIFNGVDIREVGSDGEAGRFQARTIDGRQWTADKIVLAAGLGNDRLAPQLGLHAPVVANRGQVLITERLKKFLPYPTNKARQTAEGTVQLGFSVEDVGLDDGTTVAGIEWIARRAVTTFPLLSSVKLIRAWGALRVMTPDGAPIYQESARHPGAFVATSHSGVSLAGSHAYEIGPWIAGVQPAPDGVAQFAGERFLDPNRKFSNAH, encoded by the coding sequence ATGTCTTCAAATGAAATTATCGTCGTAGGCGGCGGCCTGGTCGGCGCCGCCATCGCCTACGGGGCGGCCAAGAGCGGCGCCGCGGTGACCTTGCTCGACCAGGGCGATATCGCGCACCGCGCCTCGCGGGGCAACTTCGGCCTGGTCTGGCTGCAGAGCAAGGGCGCGGGCTTCCCGCGTTATGCCCGATGGAGCCGCGACGCCGTGGACCATTGGAGGCCGCTTGCGAAGGAACTGGCGGACCTCACCGGCGTCGATGTCGATCTGCAGCAGCATGGCGGCTTCTGGATAGGGTTCAGCGAAAAGGAAATCGCCGAACGCGCGGTCATGTTGGCCGACATCGATACCGACGGCCGCACGCCGTTCGAGATACTGGATCACGCGGAACTCAGGGCGCGTCTTCCGGAAATCGGGCCGCAGGTCGTGGGCGGAAGCTGGTGCCCCCTGGACGGCCACGTGAATCCGTTGAAGCTGCTGCACGCGCTGCATGCGGGCCTGAAGCTGCACGGCGGCCGCATTTTCAACGGCGTCGACATACGCGAGGTCGGTTCGGACGGCGAAGCCGGACGCTTCCAGGCCAGGACCATCGACGGCCGCCAATGGACCGCGGACAAGATTGTCCTGGCCGCGGGTCTGGGCAACGACAGGCTTGCGCCTCAATTGGGCCTGCACGCCCCGGTGGTAGCCAACCGGGGACAGGTGCTCATCACGGAAAGGCTGAAGAAATTCCTGCCTTATCCCACGAACAAGGCGCGTCAAACCGCGGAAGGCACCGTTCAACTCGGGTTTTCCGTCGAGGATGTCGGCTTGGACGACGGCACGACCGTCGCCGGCATCGAATGGATAGCCAGACGCGCCGTCACGACCTTTCCCCTTCTCTCCTCGGTGAAACTCATTCGCGCATGGGGCGCGCTGCGCGTCATGACGCCGGACGGCGCGCCGATTTACCAGGAGTCCGCGAGACACCCGGGCGCGTTTGTCGCAACGAGCCACAGCGGCGTATCCCTCGCGGGTTCGCATGCGTACGAGATCGGCCCCTGGATCGCCGGCGTCCAGCCCGCCCCCGATGGCGTAGCGCAGTTTGCCGGGGAACGCTTCCTCGATCCCAACAGGAAATTCAGCAATGCGCACTAA
- a CDS encoding (2Fe-2S)-binding protein encodes MRTKPQEAPVSLFSAAAGPGAKKTRIYFEDRPLDVPEGISVASALLISGVRAFRSTPVSGAPRAPYCMMGVCFECLVEIDGRPGRQSCLTPVRDGMVIKRQEGASELKHPGRED; translated from the coding sequence ATGCGCACTAAGCCCCAAGAAGCACCGGTTTCCCTGTTCTCCGCGGCGGCCGGCCCCGGCGCGAAAAAGACCCGGATCTACTTCGAGGACAGGCCGCTGGATGTTCCCGAAGGAATAAGCGTCGCGTCGGCGCTGTTGATTTCGGGCGTGCGCGCGTTCAGGTCCACGCCGGTCTCGGGCGCTCCGCGCGCGCCCTATTGCATGATGGGGGTGTGTTTCGAATGCCTCGTCGAAATAGACGGCCGCCCTGGCCGCCAGTCTTGTCTCACCCCGGTTCGGGACGGCATGGTCATCAAACGCCAGGAAGGCGCTTCCGAGTTGAAGCATCCAGGCCGGGAGGATTGA
- a CDS encoding TauD/TfdA dioxygenase family protein, whose translation MASFTVTALAPALGAEISGLDLRAPLAADGIAALKRAWREHLVLRFRGQLLSDPELLALSRVFGELDPPGPNPYGKPFLAEFPEINVISNVKKDGVPIGNLGDGEAVWHCDMTYIETPPMAALLHALDVPPSGGDTFWANMYLACETLPRALRQAIDGRRAIHDATYNSAGMMRKGMKDVTDPREAPGARHPLVVRHPETGRAALYLGRRRNSYILGLPLDESNELLDQLWTHATQPEFTFRQQWQPHDLILWDNRCTLHRRDSFDPGVSRIMHRTQIKGAAPVPYVEPGTMAA comes from the coding sequence ATGGCTTCGTTTACCGTTACCGCCCTGGCCCCGGCGCTGGGCGCCGAAATTTCCGGCCTGGATCTGCGCGCGCCGCTGGCCGCCGACGGCATCGCGGCGCTCAAGCGCGCCTGGCGCGAACACCTGGTCCTGCGCTTTCGCGGCCAGTTGCTGAGCGACCCCGAGCTGCTGGCGCTGAGCCGCGTGTTCGGCGAACTCGATCCGCCGGGGCCCAATCCCTACGGCAAGCCCTTCCTGGCGGAATTCCCCGAAATCAACGTGATCTCCAATGTGAAGAAGGACGGCGTGCCCATCGGCAACCTGGGCGACGGCGAAGCGGTCTGGCATTGCGACATGACCTATATCGAGACGCCGCCCATGGCCGCGCTGCTGCACGCGCTGGACGTGCCGCCCAGCGGCGGCGACACCTTCTGGGCCAATATGTACCTGGCCTGCGAGACCCTGCCGCGCGCGCTCAGGCAGGCGATCGACGGCCGCCGGGCCATCCACGACGCCACGTACAACAGCGCCGGCATGATGCGCAAGGGCATGAAGGACGTGACCGATCCCCGCGAGGCCCCGGGTGCCCGCCATCCGCTGGTGGTGCGCCACCCGGAAACCGGCCGCGCCGCGCTTTACCTGGGCCGTCGCCGTAACAGCTATATCCTGGGACTGCCCCTGGACGAGAGCAACGAATTGCTGGACCAGTTGTGGACGCACGCCACGCAACCGGAGTTCACCTTCCGCCAGCAATGGCAGCCGCACGACCTGATCCTGTGGGACAACCGCTGCACGCTGCACCGGCGCGATTCTTTCGACCCTGGCGTCAGCCGCATCATGCACCGCACGCAGATCAAGGGCGCGGCGCCCGTGCCCTACGTAGAGCCCGGCACCATGGCGGCCTGA
- a CDS encoding RidA family protein, with product MEIKRIATDTRRSRAVVYNNMVFVGGQTADDRGQDIRGQTLQTLAKIEKFLAEAGTDKSRLLTAQIWIKNLERDFAGMNEVWDAWTAPNAAPTRATAQCELGAKDILVEIIVTAAVE from the coding sequence ATGGAAATCAAGCGTATTGCCACCGATACCCGCCGCTCGCGCGCCGTGGTCTACAACAACATGGTTTTCGTGGGCGGCCAGACCGCCGACGATCGCGGCCAGGATATCCGCGGACAAACCCTGCAAACGCTCGCCAAGATCGAGAAGTTCCTGGCCGAGGCCGGCACGGACAAAAGCCGCCTGCTGACGGCTCAAATCTGGATCAAGAACCTGGAGCGCGATTTTGCCGGCATGAACGAAGTCTGGGATGCCTGGACCGCGCCCAATGCCGCGCCCACGCGCGCCACCGCCCAATGCGAACTGGGCGCGAAGGACATTCTTGTCGAGATCATCGTCACGGCCGCCGTCGAATAG
- a CDS encoding TrmB family transcriptional regulator: MSVKHVARDEASADNISGDLKRLGFTEYEAKVYVQLLGMPASTAYEIAKQAGVPRPNTYSALDSLARRGAVLPVRENPTCYVAARPRELLDAIARQTRSLCTGLTERLESVTPRTDDHYVWTLRGDSAVHEQIDMLIERSQETVWIKASDHVLRRHADRLREAAVTRGVRLLIVLFGQDAEEFRYTDKCSVYIHENNGVRMGTADNLFTLAVDYREMLTANVEGDVIAAHSKNIPIVTMALSLIRHDYYMAEIFTRFGEQIDAAFGPYLRDLRLPSFTPEQVASFKKNTGLV, from the coding sequence ATGAGCGTCAAGCACGTGGCCAGGGACGAAGCGTCCGCGGACAATATTTCCGGCGATTTGAAACGGCTGGGCTTCACGGAGTACGAAGCCAAGGTCTACGTCCAGTTGCTGGGCATGCCTGCGTCGACGGCCTACGAAATAGCCAAGCAGGCCGGCGTGCCCCGTCCCAATACCTACAGCGCGCTGGACAGCCTGGCGCGCCGCGGCGCCGTGCTGCCGGTGCGCGAAAATCCCACCTGCTACGTCGCCGCGCGGCCGCGCGAACTGCTGGACGCCATCGCGCGCCAGACGCGTTCGCTGTGCACCGGCCTGACCGAACGCCTGGAATCCGTCACGCCGCGCACCGACGATCATTACGTCTGGACCTTGCGCGGCGATTCGGCCGTGCACGAACAGATCGACATGCTGATCGAGCGCAGCCAAGAAACGGTGTGGATCAAGGCGTCCGACCACGTGCTGCGGCGCCATGCCGACCGCCTGCGGGAAGCCGCCGTCACGCGCGGGGTGCGGTTGCTGATCGTGCTGTTCGGCCAGGACGCGGAGGAATTCCGCTACACCGACAAGTGCAGCGTCTACATCCACGAGAACAATGGCGTGCGCATGGGCACGGCCGACAACCTGTTCACGCTGGCGGTGGATTACCGCGAAATGCTGACCGCCAATGTGGAAGGCGACGTGATCGCGGCGCACTCCAAGAACATCCCCATCGTGACGATGGCGCTGTCGCTGATCCGCCATGACTACTACATGGCGGAGATCTTCACGCGCTTCGGCGAGCAGATCGACGCCGCCTTCGGCCCGTATCTGCGCGACCTGCGCCTGCCCAGCTTCACGCCCGAGCAGGTCGCCTCGTTCAAGAAGAACACCGGACTCGTTTGA
- a CDS encoding acetyl-CoA carboxylase biotin carboxylase subunit: MASIDRLLVANRGEIACRVMRTCRALGIETVAVYSEADRAAAHVAMADQAYAIGPARASESYLRQDAILDAAARAGAQAIHPGYGFLSENAGFAQAVQEAGLTWIGPRPESIRDMGDKQRARELAIAAGVPVVPGSGRFETGALDGIAQSADAVGYPLLVKAVAGGGGIGMRRVDQADGLMAVVEASQSMAAKAFGNGAVFLERYIPRARHVEIQVFGFGDGNAVHLYERDCSLQRRYQKIIEESPAPGLPAATRARMAQAAVDLCRATRYLGAGTVEFIVDAASFDFYFLEMNTRIQVEHPVTEMITGRDLVAMQIDLARGNLAMPEQDAIAASGHAIECRLYAEDPKRMFMPSPGRLTVFRPPAGLPGIRVDSGYREGDEITPFYDPMVAKLIAHGPDRDTARRRAADALRQFPVEGIRNNRDFLIACLEHPAFAAGDVHTGFVDLHGKGLC, encoded by the coding sequence ATGGCGTCCATCGACCGCCTGCTGGTCGCCAATCGCGGCGAGATCGCCTGCCGGGTCATGCGGACCTGCCGCGCCCTGGGCATCGAAACCGTCGCGGTCTATTCCGAAGCCGATCGCGCGGCGGCGCATGTGGCCATGGCCGATCAGGCCTACGCCATCGGCCCCGCCCGGGCCAGCGAAAGCTATCTGCGCCAGGACGCGATCCTCGACGCCGCGGCCCGCGCGGGCGCGCAGGCCATCCATCCCGGCTACGGCTTCCTGTCCGAGAACGCCGGCTTCGCCCAGGCCGTGCAAGAAGCCGGACTGACCTGGATCGGACCGCGTCCGGAAAGCATCCGCGACATGGGCGACAAGCAGCGGGCGCGCGAACTGGCCATCGCCGCCGGCGTGCCCGTCGTGCCGGGCAGCGGCCGCTTCGAAACCGGGGCGCTGGACGGCATCGCCCAAAGCGCGGACGCGGTCGGCTACCCCCTGCTGGTCAAGGCCGTGGCCGGTGGCGGCGGCATCGGCATGCGGCGCGTCGACCAGGCCGACGGCCTGATGGCGGTGGTCGAGGCCAGCCAGTCGATGGCCGCCAAGGCTTTCGGCAACGGCGCGGTTTTCCTGGAGCGCTACATCCCGCGCGCGCGGCACGTCGAAATCCAGGTCTTCGGCTTCGGCGACGGCAATGCCGTCCACCTGTACGAGCGCGACTGCTCGTTGCAGCGCCGCTACCAGAAAATCATCGAGGAAAGCCCAGCCCCCGGACTGCCGGCCGCGACGCGCGCGCGCATGGCGCAAGCCGCCGTGGACCTCTGCCGCGCCACCCGCTACCTGGGCGCGGGCACCGTGGAATTCATCGTCGATGCCGCCTCGTTCGACTTCTACTTCCTGGAAATGAACACCCGCATCCAGGTCGAGCATCCGGTCACCGAAATGATCACCGGGCGCGATCTGGTGGCCATGCAGATCGACCTGGCGCGCGGCAATCTGGCGATGCCGGAGCAGGACGCCATCGCGGCCAGCGGACATGCCATCGAATGCCGCCTGTATGCCGAGGATCCCAAGCGCATGTTCATGCCCTCGCCGGGCCGGTTGACCGTCTTCCGGCCGCCGGCTGGCCTGCCGGGCATACGGGTGGACAGCGGCTATCGCGAAGGAGACGAGATCACGCCCTTCTACGATCCCATGGTCGCCAAGCTGATCGCGCACGGCCCGGACCGCGATACCGCGCGCCGCCGGGCGGCGGATGCGCTGCGGCAATTTCCGGTGGAGGGCATACGCAATAATCGCGATTTCCTGATCGCCTGCCTGGAACATCCCGCCTTCGCCGCGGGCGACGTTCATACCGGTTTCGTGGATTTGCACGGCAAGGGGCTCTGCTAA
- a CDS encoding Bug family tripartite tricarboxylate transporter substrate binding protein has translation MSSSIARRPWIAAISMGLILSAPAARAEWPDKPIRFIVNAAAGGAADGTARVLAEGLSKRLGQPIIIDNKPGASGVIGLDTVAKAPPDGYTIGNANLATYTVTALTAKSLPYDPEKDFTPIAKQWTQPNLLGVTPKLPVKTVAELVSYAKAHPGAVFYGSTGTGTALHVLGALFGDLSGAQLTHVPYKSAPAAELDLSTGQIQMMFSNFTSMEPQVRAGRIRALAITGPHRSPMLPDVPTIREAGYPALEMETWGGVVGPANMPPAIVERLNREINAVLADPAVIKKHEHLGAEVAPASIAAFKQMLEADRSRWGEVIRHNNITLE, from the coding sequence ATGTCTTCCAGCATCGCGCGCCGGCCATGGATCGCCGCCATTTCCATGGGCCTGATCCTTTCGGCGCCCGCGGCCAGGGCCGAATGGCCCGATAAACCCATTCGGTTCATCGTCAATGCCGCCGCCGGCGGCGCCGCGGACGGGACGGCCCGCGTGCTCGCCGAGGGGCTGAGCAAGCGGCTGGGGCAGCCCATCATCATCGACAACAAGCCGGGCGCCTCCGGCGTCATCGGTCTCGACACGGTCGCCAAGGCGCCGCCCGACGGCTATACCATCGGCAATGCCAACCTCGCCACGTACACCGTCACGGCGTTGACGGCGAAATCGCTCCCCTACGACCCGGAGAAGGATTTCACGCCCATTGCCAAGCAGTGGACCCAGCCGAATCTGCTTGGCGTCACCCCCAAGCTTCCCGTCAAGACCGTCGCCGAGCTGGTGTCCTATGCCAAGGCGCATCCCGGCGCCGTCTTTTATGGCTCGACCGGAACCGGCACTGCATTGCACGTGCTGGGCGCCCTGTTCGGTGATCTCTCGGGCGCGCAGTTGACCCACGTTCCCTACAAGAGCGCGCCCGCGGCCGAGCTCGATCTGTCGACGGGCCAGATCCAGATGATGTTCAGCAACTTTACGTCCATGGAGCCCCAGGTGCGCGCCGGCCGTATTCGTGCGCTGGCGATTACCGGTCCGCATCGTTCGCCGATGCTGCCCGACGTGCCCACGATCCGCGAAGCCGGCTATCCCGCGCTGGAAATGGAGACCTGGGGTGGCGTCGTCGGTCCGGCGAACATGCCGCCGGCCATTGTCGAACGGCTCAATCGGGAGATAAACGCGGTGCTTGCCGATCCCGCGGTGATCAAGAAGCATGAACACCTCGGCGCGGAAGTGGCGCCGGCCTCGATCGCGGCATTCAAGCAGATGCTCGAAGCCGACCGGTCCCGCTGGGGCGAAGTGATAAGGCACAACAACATTACGCTCGAATAA
- the ssb gene encoding single-stranded DNA-binding protein has protein sequence MASVNKVIIVGNLGRDPEVRYSPDGAAICNVSIATTSQWKDKNSGERREETEWHRVVMYNRLAEIAGEYLKKGRSVYIEGRLKTRKWQDKDTGADRYSTEIVADQMQMLGGREGGGGGDYNSGGGGGYDDAPASRPQRPAQRPAPQQRPAAPAPSGGGGGANLADMDDDIPF, from the coding sequence ATGGCATCTGTCAATAAAGTAATCATCGTCGGCAACCTGGGACGCGATCCCGAGGTGCGCTACAGCCCTGACGGCGCGGCCATCTGCAACGTTTCCATCGCGACCACTTCGCAATGGAAGGACAAGAACAGCGGCGAACGGCGCGAAGAAACCGAATGGCACCGCGTCGTCATGTACAACCGCCTGGCCGAGATCGCCGGCGAGTACCTGAAAAAGGGCCGCTCCGTCTATATCGAAGGCCGCCTGAAGACGCGCAAGTGGCAGGACAAGGACACCGGCGCCGATCGCTACAGCACCGAAATCGTGGCGGACCAGATGCAAATGCTGGGCGGCCGCGAGGGCGGCGGCGGTGGCGATTACAACAGCGGCGGTGGCGGCGGCTACGACGACGCCCCGGCCTCGCGCCCGCAGCGTCCGGCCCAGCGCCCGGCGCCCCAGCAACGCCCGGCCGCGCCGGCGCCGTCGGGTGGTGGTGGCGGCGCGAACCTGGCGGATATGGACGACGATATTCCGTTCTGA